The following coding sequences lie in one Paenibacillus durus ATCC 35681 genomic window:
- a CDS encoding DUF896 domain-containing protein, with translation MNIDELVNRINELARKHKSVGLNEEELAERAKLREIYLGNVRRNFRAQLESIEIVDDNGNERDGGRNLH, from the coding sequence TTGAATATAGATGAACTGGTTAATCGCATTAATGAGCTGGCACGCAAACATAAGAGCGTCGGACTTAACGAAGAGGAATTGGCTGAACGCGCCAAGCTTCGGGAGATATACCTTGGCAATGTCCGCCGCAATTTCCGTGCTCAATTGGAGTCGATTGAAATTGTGGATGACAATGGAAATGAACGAGACGGTGGAAGAAACCTTCATTAA
- a CDS encoding LysM peptidoglycan-binding domain-containing protein, which translates to MLKYSTYRSIYNETPEAVSTRRSSVSDHTNPSVKNIKAIIKKARIVLKQQDVFKLMIVLLLIISGFTVVSQVFASSASSPQQEKRIVVEPGDTLWSIALKNKSSDMRTVVYIDAIKRHNHLSGSDIQAGDILSIPVYK; encoded by the coding sequence ATGTTGAAATATAGTACATACCGCAGCATTTATAATGAGACACCGGAGGCCGTCTCAACGCGCCGGAGCTCGGTTTCTGACCATACAAACCCATCCGTAAAGAACATTAAAGCGATCATCAAGAAAGCCCGTATCGTATTGAAACAGCAGGATGTTTTTAAGCTGATGATTGTGCTTCTTCTAATTATTTCGGGATTTACCGTGGTAAGCCAGGTATTTGCCAGTTCGGCATCTTCGCCGCAGCAGGAGAAGCGGATTGTAGTGGAGCCCGGCGATACACTCTGGAGTATCGCTCTTAAGAATAAATCTTCCGATATGAGAACTGTCGTATATATTGATGCTATTAAACGACATAATCATTTGAGCGGTTCCGATATTCAGGCTGGAGATATATTGTCCATTCCCGTATACAAATGA
- the lexA gene encoding transcriptional repressor LexA, with product MSKISSRQLAILEFIRNEVRSKGYPPSVREIGEAVGLASSSTVHGHLDRLEKKGLIRRDPTKPRAIELLGQEDSENVHQFVQTVARVPVVGKVTAGVPITATENIEDYFPLPTHYVGDNKVFMLSVMGDSMIEAGIMNGDYVIVRQQQTADNGDIVVAMTEDDEATVKTFYKERDHIRLQPENPDYEPLRLNRVSILGKVIGLFRDIQ from the coding sequence ATGTCAAAGATTTCGAGTCGCCAGCTGGCGATCCTGGAATTTATACGTAACGAAGTTCGCAGCAAAGGGTATCCGCCTTCCGTCCGGGAAATTGGAGAAGCGGTCGGCCTGGCATCCAGTTCTACCGTACACGGGCACCTTGACCGGTTGGAGAAGAAAGGACTTATCCGCCGCGATCCCACGAAACCGCGCGCCATTGAGCTGCTGGGTCAGGAAGACTCTGAAAATGTCCATCAATTCGTGCAGACCGTTGCCCGAGTTCCGGTTGTCGGCAAGGTGACTGCGGGTGTGCCTATTACAGCAACAGAGAATATTGAAGATTATTTCCCCCTTCCCACCCATTACGTTGGAGATAACAAGGTCTTTATGCTATCCGTTATGGGAGACAGCATGATCGAAGCCGGTATTATGAACGGAGATTATGTCATCGTCCGCCAGCAGCAGACCGCCGATAACGGCGATATTGTGGTCGCTATGACCGAAGATGACGAAGCTACCGTCAAGACCTTCTATAAGGAACGCGATCATATTCGCCTGCAGCCTGAGAATCCGGACTATGAGCCGCTCCGGCTTAACCGGGTGAGTATTTTGGGTAAGGTGATTGGATTGTTCAGAGATATCCAGTAG
- a CDS encoding L,D-transpeptidase: MPNYRIIVDLSERTLYLLDNDTVIRGFPVGIGKMLTQTPQGEYTIVNKQANPGGPFGAFWMGLSKPHYGIHGTNNPASIGHEVSHGCIRMYNADVLELARMVPLGTRVTIRQ; this comes from the coding sequence ATGCCAAATTATCGGATCATTGTCGATTTATCCGAGCGCACGCTGTATCTTCTGGATAACGATACAGTCATTCGTGGCTTCCCTGTAGGAATCGGCAAAATGCTGACCCAGACACCCCAGGGAGAATATACTATCGTTAATAAGCAAGCCAATCCAGGCGGACCGTTCGGCGCATTCTGGATGGGGCTTTCCAAGCCCCATTACGGCATTCACGGAACCAATAATCCCGCGTCTATCGGCCATGAAGTCTCACACGGTTGTATCCGAATGTACAACGCCGACGTTCTTGAGCTGGCCCGGATGGTTCCGCTGGGTACAAGGGTTACGATTCGCCAATAG
- the glnA gene encoding type I glutamate--ammonia ligase, translated as MSFTKEDILRIAKEENVRFIRLQFTDLLGTVKNVEIPVSQLEKALDNKMMFDGSSIEGYVRIEESDMYLYPDLDTWVIFPWVAEDRVARLICDVYMPDGTPFAGDPRGILKRCLKEAKEMGFTSMNVGPEPEFFLFQTDEKGNPTTELNDQGGYFDLAPMDLGENCRREIVLTLEEMGFEIEASHHEVAYGQHEIDFKYADAIKAADQIQTFKLVVKTVARQHGLHATFMPKPMFGMNGSGMHCHQSLFKGSENTFYDEKDELGLSDTARSYMAGLLKHARALAAITNPTVNSYKRLVPGYEAPCYVAWSASNRSPMIRIPASRGLSTRIEVRNPDPAANPYLALAVMLKAGLDGIKRQLDLPAPIDRNIYIMSEEERIEEGIPSLPADLKEALGELIRNSVVTDALGEHALAHFYELKEIEWDIYRTQVHDWERNQYLTLY; from the coding sequence GTGAGCTTTACTAAAGAAGATATTTTGCGCATTGCCAAGGAAGAGAATGTCCGGTTCATTCGTCTCCAGTTTACCGATTTGCTTGGTACGGTTAAGAATGTGGAAATTCCCGTCAGCCAATTGGAGAAGGCGTTGGACAACAAAATGATGTTTGATGGCTCTTCCATCGAAGGCTATGTCCGCATCGAAGAATCCGATATGTATTTATATCCTGATCTCGACACTTGGGTAATCTTTCCATGGGTGGCCGAAGACCGCGTTGCCCGTCTTATTTGTGATGTCTATATGCCGGACGGAACTCCGTTTGCCGGAGATCCCCGCGGTATTTTGAAACGCTGCCTTAAAGAAGCGAAAGAAATGGGCTTTACTTCCATGAACGTTGGACCGGAACCGGAATTTTTCCTGTTCCAGACCGATGAAAAGGGCAATCCGACGACAGAGCTCAACGATCAAGGCGGCTATTTCGACCTTGCCCCAATGGACCTCGGAGAGAACTGCCGCCGCGAAATCGTATTGACGCTGGAAGAAATGGGCTTCGAAATCGAAGCTTCACACCATGAGGTCGCGTATGGACAGCATGAGATCGACTTTAAGTATGCCGATGCGATCAAGGCGGCCGACCAAATCCAGACGTTCAAGCTGGTAGTGAAGACGGTTGCCCGCCAGCATGGGCTGCATGCCACATTTATGCCTAAGCCTATGTTCGGTATGAACGGCTCGGGTATGCACTGCCACCAATCGCTGTTCAAAGGCAGCGAGAATACCTTCTATGATGAAAAAGATGAGCTTGGTCTCAGCGATACTGCGCGCAGCTACATGGCAGGCTTGCTGAAGCATGCGCGGGCGCTTGCGGCAATCACGAACCCTACGGTGAACTCGTACAAGCGCCTGGTTCCCGGATATGAAGCCCCTTGCTATGTTGCCTGGTCAGCAAGCAACCGCAGCCCGATGATCCGTATCCCGGCTTCCAGAGGACTCAGCACACGCATTGAAGTCCGGAACCCGGACCCGGCGGCCAACCCTTACCTCGCGTTGGCGGTTATGCTGAAGGCGGGTCTGGACGGCATTAAGCGGCAGCTTGATCTTCCTGCTCCTATTGACCGCAACATCTACATTATGTCCGAAGAAGAGCGGATCGAGGAGGGCATCCCGAGTCTGCCGGCGGATCTTAAGGAAGCACTGGGTGAACTGATCCGTAACTCCGTAGTCACCGACGCTCTTGGCGAGCATGCCCTGGCGCACTTCTATGAGCTAAAGGAAATAGAATGGGATATCTACCGTACCCAAGTACACGATTGGGAAAGAAACCAATACCTTACGCTTTATTAA
- a CDS encoding MerR family transcriptional regulator, with the protein MGDEIRRNMALFPIGIVMKLTDLSARQIRYYEQHSLIVPARTSGNQRLFSFNDVERLLEIKALIEKGVNIAGIKQVMNPVSKESEEATVITPDTEVRRRELSDSQLHRLLKQELVSGKRPGQVSLIQGELSRFFNK; encoded by the coding sequence ATGGGTGATGAAATCCGCAGAAATATGGCGTTATTTCCTATTGGAATTGTAATGAAACTTACCGATTTGTCCGCACGGCAAATCCGCTATTATGAACAGCATAGTTTGATTGTTCCGGCGCGCACCTCGGGCAACCAGCGATTATTCTCTTTTAACGATGTAGAGCGTTTGTTGGAAATTAAGGCTTTGATTGAAAAAGGAGTTAATATTGCCGGTATCAAGCAGGTGATGAACCCGGTATCGAAGGAATCCGAAGAAGCTACCGTCATTACCCCCGACACGGAAGTCCGGCGGCGCGAGCTGTCCGATTCCCAACTCCACCGGCTGCTTAAGCAGGAGTTGGTTTCCGGGAAAAGACCGGGACAAGTATCTCTCATTCAAGGTGAGTTATCCCGGTTTTTCAATAAATAA
- a CDS encoding aminotransferase class I/II-fold pyridoxal phosphate-dependent enzyme, translating into MAVFAEDILQAAEAAEAEIQEAVRTLDRIVDLNQWKVIEAFQRHQVSDFHFAGSTGYAYNDRGREVLDLVYADVFGAEAALVRPHFASGTHTISTALFGVLRPGDELLYITGRPYDTLHKVIGKPGDGTGSLADFGITYREAALTEEGEVDWAEVERALTPATKVIGIQRSRGYDWRSSFTVQQIGEMTAKVKEMAPGAVVFVDNCYGEFTEEMEPSQVGVDLMAGSLIKNPGGGIAETGGYICGRRDLVELAAYRLTAPGIGGEVGAMLGTTRGLYQGLFMAPHTVGQALKGSIFAAAVFERCGFRTKPAWQEQRTDLIQAISFDGPEHLIAFVQGIQRAAAVDSHAVPEPWDMPGYEHPVIMAAGTFIQGGSLELSADAPIRAPYIGYMQGGLTYSHVKYGVLMALQSMRDRNLL; encoded by the coding sequence ATGGCAGTATTTGCAGAAGATATTTTACAAGCGGCGGAAGCAGCGGAAGCAGAGATTCAGGAAGCGGTCAGAACTCTTGACCGGATTGTGGATCTTAACCAGTGGAAAGTAATCGAAGCTTTTCAAAGGCACCAAGTCAGCGACTTCCACTTTGCCGGCTCAACGGGCTACGCCTATAATGACAGAGGCCGGGAGGTGCTGGATCTGGTATATGCGGATGTATTCGGTGCGGAAGCGGCGCTTGTGCGGCCTCATTTCGCTTCGGGAACGCATACGATCTCCACAGCGCTGTTCGGCGTGCTCCGGCCGGGGGACGAACTGCTGTACATTACCGGGCGGCCTTACGATACTTTGCATAAGGTGATCGGCAAGCCGGGCGACGGGACAGGCTCTTTGGCGGATTTCGGCATAACCTACCGGGAAGCGGCGCTCACCGAAGAGGGAGAAGTTGACTGGGCGGAGGTTGAACGTGCTTTGACGCCCGCGACGAAGGTAATCGGGATCCAGCGGTCCCGTGGCTATGACTGGCGCTCTTCTTTTACGGTGCAACAGATCGGGGAGATGACGGCCAAGGTTAAAGAAATGGCGCCGGGCGCTGTCGTCTTCGTTGATAACTGCTACGGGGAATTTACCGAGGAAATGGAGCCATCCCAGGTCGGCGTCGATCTGATGGCAGGCTCCCTAATCAAAAACCCCGGAGGCGGGATCGCCGAGACCGGAGGGTATATATGCGGCAGAAGAGATCTGGTGGAACTGGCGGCTTACCGGCTTACGGCGCCGGGCATCGGCGGGGAAGTCGGGGCGATGCTGGGGACGACACGGGGGCTTTATCAGGGGCTGTTCATGGCTCCTCATACGGTCGGACAAGCCTTAAAAGGAAGCATTTTCGCTGCCGCCGTGTTTGAACGCTGCGGGTTTCGCACCAAGCCTGCATGGCAGGAGCAGCGGACCGATCTTATACAGGCTATTTCTTTTGACGGACCCGAGCATTTGATCGCCTTCGTCCAGGGAATTCAGCGGGCCGCTGCCGTAGACAGCCATGCTGTTCCTGAGCCTTGGGACATGCCTGGCTACGAGCATCCGGTCATTATGGCGGCGGGAACTTTTATTCAGGGAGGCAGCCTGGAGTTGTCTGCAGACGCTCCAATTCGGGCTCCATACATCGGATACATGCAGGGAGGATTGACCTATTCGCATGTCAAATATGGTGTGCTGATGGCGCTGCAGAGTATGCGGGATCGCAATTTACTGTAA
- the hflX gene encoding GTPase HflX — MAIMTHETNTEIQDRAILVSLVTDEVKRTGIDPEYSLQELVQLAETAGVEVLEVLRQNKETPDSKWFIGKGKVEELRMAADGLGANTAIFDQELSGAQVRNLEEALDLKIIDRTQLILDIFAGRAKTREGIIQVELAQLSYLLPRLSGHGKNLSRLGGGIGTRGPGESKLETDRRHIRDRIGELKRQLDEVVKTRSLHRERRRKSGVVQVALVGYTNAGKSTLLKQLTDADVYIENQLFATLDPTSRLLELPGGKSVVLTDTVGFIQNLPHDLVASFRATLEEVNEANLVLHVVDASSPMREDQMEVVESILEDLGAAEKPKIVLFNKSDLCRPEQLEMLPGGPGFMKVSAFNPEDLARIADTIQNELAGDTLSFRIPSSRGDLTSLLYRVGDVLDQSFEENDILYCVRVNKDDYEKWGYLLTDFVDQAGRD; from the coding sequence ATGGCGATTATGACGCATGAGACAAATACAGAAATACAGGACCGGGCGATTCTGGTAAGCCTTGTGACCGATGAGGTCAAACGGACCGGAATTGATCCCGAATATTCACTTCAGGAGCTGGTTCAGCTGGCGGAAACCGCCGGGGTTGAAGTGCTTGAAGTGCTGCGCCAGAATAAGGAAACGCCGGATTCAAAATGGTTCATCGGCAAAGGCAAGGTCGAGGAGCTTCGGATGGCTGCGGATGGGCTAGGCGCCAATACGGCGATTTTCGATCAGGAGCTGTCGGGCGCTCAGGTACGTAATTTGGAGGAAGCTCTAGACCTGAAGATCATTGACCGCACGCAGCTCATTCTGGACATCTTTGCCGGCCGGGCGAAGACCCGGGAGGGGATTATCCAAGTGGAACTGGCCCAGCTGTCTTACCTGCTGCCGCGCCTGTCGGGGCATGGCAAGAATCTGTCCCGGCTGGGCGGCGGCATCGGCACAAGAGGACCCGGGGAGAGCAAGCTGGAGACGGACCGCCGGCATATCCGGGACCGGATCGGCGAGCTTAAGCGCCAGCTTGATGAAGTGGTGAAGACGCGGAGTCTTCACCGCGAGCGGCGGCGCAAGAGCGGAGTGGTGCAGGTGGCTCTTGTTGGCTATACGAATGCCGGCAAGTCCACACTGCTTAAGCAGCTGACCGATGCGGACGTTTACATCGAGAACCAGCTGTTCGCTACGCTGGACCCGACATCCAGGCTGCTTGAACTTCCTGGCGGCAAGAGTGTCGTGCTGACAGACACTGTTGGTTTTATCCAGAATCTTCCGCATGATCTCGTTGCCTCGTTCCGGGCGACGCTTGAAGAGGTTAACGAGGCCAATTTGGTGCTGCACGTAGTCGATGCCTCTTCCCCGATGCGGGAAGATCAGATGGAGGTTGTGGAGTCCATTTTGGAGGACCTTGGAGCGGCTGAGAAGCCGAAGATTGTTCTGTTCAACAAGAGCGATCTTTGTCGGCCCGAACAACTTGAGATGCTGCCAGGAGGCCCGGGCTTTATGAAGGTCAGTGCCTTTAATCCGGAGGATCTAGCCCGGATTGCAGACACCATTCAGAATGAGCTGGCCGGAGATACGCTCAGTTTCCGGATTCCGTCCAGCCGGGGCGATTTGACTTCCCTCCTGTATAGAGTGGGGGATGTGTTGGATCAGTCTTTCGAGGAGAACGATATCCTATACTGCGTGCGGGTGAACAAGGACGATTATGAAAAATGGGGATATTTGCTGACCGATTTCGTGGATCAGGCAGGCCGAGATTAA
- a CDS encoding AAA family ATPase: protein MNIRSAASSGRDEGRPSRQINIVLRNHETPAVSGTSAISESASPKSNAQIGLFQEIGGELDALVGLDNIKELVFEIYALLQVAQMRSEVGLASGGQAYHMVFKGNPGTGKTTVARIVAKLFQRMGVLTKGHLIEVERADLVGEYIGHTAQKTRDLVKKALGGILFIDEAYSLARGGDKDFGKEAIDTLVKSMEDHRSQFVLILAGYSSEIDYFLMSNPGLPSRFPIQVEFPDYTIDQLLQIAELMAKERDYILMPQAILKLKQHLMVEKEDSPHAFSNARYVRNAIEKAVRSQAVRLLNQYEHNSPGKQELMTLRTEDFKL from the coding sequence ATGAACATACGCAGCGCTGCTTCAAGCGGGCGGGATGAAGGCAGACCATCGCGGCAAATCAACATCGTATTGCGTAATCACGAAACACCGGCTGTGAGCGGAACATCGGCGATCAGCGAATCGGCGTCTCCCAAAAGCAATGCCCAAATCGGTCTTTTCCAGGAGATCGGGGGAGAATTGGACGCGCTGGTAGGTCTGGACAATATTAAGGAGCTTGTATTCGAGATATACGCACTGCTTCAGGTTGCGCAAATGCGCAGTGAAGTGGGTCTGGCAAGCGGCGGCCAGGCTTATCACATGGTGTTTAAAGGGAACCCGGGTACCGGCAAGACGACGGTGGCGCGTATAGTCGCGAAATTGTTTCAGCGTATGGGTGTGTTGACCAAAGGACATCTTATCGAGGTGGAGCGGGCCGATCTTGTAGGCGAGTATATCGGGCATACCGCGCAGAAGACCCGGGATCTCGTCAAAAAAGCGCTTGGCGGCATTCTGTTCATCGACGAGGCGTACAGCCTGGCTCGCGGCGGCGACAAGGATTTCGGCAAGGAAGCGATCGATACGCTTGTCAAATCGATGGAAGATCACCGCAGTCAGTTCGTGCTTATTCTGGCGGGATATTCCAGCGAGATCGATTATTTTCTCATGAGCAATCCGGGGCTGCCTTCGCGCTTTCCGATCCAGGTCGAGTTCCCGGATTATACGATCGACCAGCTTCTGCAAATCGCCGAGCTGATGGCGAAGGAGCGTGATTACATTTTGATGCCGCAGGCGATACTCAAGTTAAAGCAGCATTTGATGGTGGAGAAAGAGGATAGCCCGCATGCCTTCAGCAATGCGCGCTATGTGCGCAACGCGATCGAAAAAGCGGTACGCAGTCAGGCCGTAAGGCTGCTCAATCAGTATGAACATAATAGTCCGGGCAAGCAGGAGCTGATGACCCTGCGAACCGAGGATTTCAAACTGTAA
- a CDS encoding YdcF family protein: MQRYALDSLPIRSSAAGGRKWRFKRIMVFTAAVLLIAGILWSTYVLIIINQAETTSPMKKADVGIILGMAMWGDEPSPGLKERLDYGLKLYRQGFFSRFIVSGGLDKPGYRYTEGQGMRNYLIAGGVPDSAIAVENKATSTYENLLFSQEIMQRENWSTAVVITHTFHGRRALEVAESLGYLRPELGLTDSETMSMAKYKTREILAYTKWKLLQMF, translated from the coding sequence ATGCAAAGGTATGCTCTAGACTCGTTGCCGATTCGCAGCAGTGCGGCGGGCGGACGGAAATGGCGATTTAAGCGGATCATGGTGTTTACAGCTGCCGTTCTGCTGATCGCCGGTATATTATGGAGTACTTATGTGTTGATCATCATCAATCAGGCGGAGACGACCTCCCCAATGAAGAAGGCGGATGTTGGCATTATTCTCGGTATGGCAATGTGGGGCGATGAGCCCAGTCCCGGGCTTAAGGAGCGGCTTGACTACGGGTTGAAGCTGTATAGACAGGGCTTTTTTTCTCGTTTTATTGTTAGCGGCGGGCTTGATAAACCAGGATATCGATATACGGAAGGCCAGGGAATGCGCAATTATTTGATTGCCGGGGGCGTACCGGACAGCGCGATTGCCGTGGAGAACAAAGCGACGTCAACCTACGAGAACCTCCTGTTCAGCCAGGAAATCATGCAGCGGGAGAATTGGTCAACGGCAGTGGTTATCACCCATACCTTTCATGGCCGCAGAGCGCTTGAGGTTGCAGAATCGCTTGGGTATTTGAGGCCTGAGCTCGGACTTACCGATTCGGAGACGATGTCGATGGCTAAGTATAAGACGAGGGAGATATTGGCCTACACGAAATGGAAGCTTCTACAGATGTTTTGA